The following is a genomic window from Candidatus Omnitrophota bacterium.
CGAAGCTGCTGAATATTCTGCGGCCCTATATAGACGTCAAACCTGAATGCCTGGGTTGAACGCGCCGCGACTTCAGCCCCTGAAGATTGCAACCCTATAAGCGCATAGCGTTTACTCACTTTTTCAATAAACGGCTGAAACTTGCCGGAATGCGGCCTTAAGATCGCGCAAAAATATCTGTCGCGGAAAGCAATAAAATCAATGGGCAGGGGAGAGGTAAAATTATTTTTCAGATTAGGCCTGACAATACTTTCAGGCAAAGCAATAATGCCTTGATTAAAACGGGTTGTAAAATCTTTATCCGCGAAATCGTAACCGGCAAGAATGAGCTTCAAAGGAAGAGTGATTGTTTGAAGGGTAAGATTCTGGATTTCTACATCTAACCTATTGATAACACTAGAGTTACGAAATGCAAACCTCAGGGTTATCTTCTTTTGGCTGTCTTCTCCGGAAACAATCAGTACTCCATTCTCAGATCTGACCTCGTTAAATTTCACTCCGGCGAGATTAAATCCCTGGCTTAAGGCAAAGGCATAGTAATTAAAGTCCTTAAATAAAATCCTATCGATCCGCCCGGACTGTTTTCCATAATGGATCTCCGCATCCTCAATCTCAATAACTCCCGTGGGATCATTCTGCGCCAACAAAGCAACTTCCTGAGGCGTTGTTATCGGCGTCCGCGGCCTTATCTCTCGCGCAACCTCTTTACTAGCAATATGATGCGGCTTAGGCGCCAAAAGAGACCAGGTGGTTAAGATTACTAAAGAGAAGAGAATGGCTAATAGTGTGCGTTTTTCCATATTATTATGTCCTCGGGGAAATGTTATTTAACCGGGTCAAATCCTCCGGCGGTAAAGGGATTGCATCGGGTTATTCTCCATAACGACAAAAGGGAGCCTTTAAATATGCCGTACTTCCTGATGGACTGGCCTGCGTACTGCGAACAGGTAGGATAAAACCGGCAGGACCGCGGCAAAAGGGGAGAGGCGTGTTTTTTATACGCGCCCAATAAAAAAAGGATGAACCGCTTCATCATACGCTAAGGCGCTTTCTCCCTTTGCGCCTGCGTCTTTTTATGACATTCCTTCCTAAGCGGGTCTTCATGCGGGCGAGAAAGCCGTGCTTTCTCTTGCCGCGTATCTTGGTGGGTGTCTTAAGATGTTTTTTCATAGAGGGAAATTATAACATAGCGGGGAATTTAGTCAAGGTCAAAGTGAGAAATTCGGAAGGGGGCTACTTATGGCCGGATAATGCCTCAAGCCGCTTGCGGGCGTATTCATCCTGCGGGTTTAAGCCAAGCGCCTTGCGGTAGGACTCTACCGCTTTGGAGAATTTGTTTACGCGGGCATAGAAATCGCCCAGCATATTGACATAGAAAGCGCCGTGAGGGTCGCAGGCAACCGCCCTGATAAATTCTTCTTCCGCGAGATCATCGCGCCTGTGGACAGAATAGAGCCAGCCCAATCTTAAATGAACCTCCGCGCTTAATTTATTGATTCCCAGGGCCTGCTTATATAATTGCTCCGCCCGCTTAAAATCATTGTGCTTCTCGGCGGAATTCATCTGGCTGCGTATCGCGTGTATATTGGCAAGCATGGCAAGCGCGCGTTCATTGCGGGGATTAAAATATACCGACCGGTTTAGCGCCTCTGCCGCGCGGGAAAACTCCAGGCGCTCATACAGGTCTTTGCCTTTTGTGTAATGAAAAACCGAGATGTAGTGGCCGAGGGAGAAAAGATAGGCGCATACAGAAAAAACAATAATGGCGAGCACGATAAAAAAAGACGCCTTTGGCCTGCCTACGCGCGGGACGCTTAGCGGGTTACCGCGTATTTTCCGCGTTACCAATAAATCGGCCCTCAAGGTAAGGGCCGCTATCGTCACAAAGAGTATTGTCAGGGCGGGTATATGAAAGTTAAACTCATAAAGATTGTGCACGAGCAGCCCGAAACAGGAAGCAGACCCTCCTACGATGACCCCTTGCAGCAGGGTCTTCTTTTGAAAGCCCATAGACCTGATAGAGGACTTAAAAAACGCGAAGAGAAACCAGAGAAACGCGGCCAGGCCCAGTATGCCTGTCTCAGAGGCGATCTGCAAATATTCCTGGTGGGCAAATTCAAAGAACGCGATAAGCCGGGGGTTCCTGAACTGCGGGTAGATAAACTGAAACGTGCCTAATCCGCTGCCAAGCAGGGGGCGCGCCCTGATCATACGCAGCGTATCCTGCCATAACACCCATCTTTTCCACAGTGTGGGGTTAGGTGAATTCTCGAGGCCGCCGTAGAACAAACCGGAAAACTTATGGGCGATGCTTGAGCCGTTCATTATAACGATCGCGCTGATCAGGATGATCAGCAGCGCGAAAAGCGTCATCTCTCCTCTATGCTTGACCAGGCCGGCAGCCCTGAGGAACACAAACAGCGCGAATAAGGAGGCGGCGATCTGGATCACTCCTCCTTTATCGGCGCTTACAACCAGCGCGCCTATCATCAAAAATACAAGGGAGGCGACCCAAAATTTATAGTTTGGGTTCAGCTCACAAAAAACCAGGGCGATACCCAGAGGCACGGCCAT
Proteins encoded in this region:
- the yidC gene encoding membrane protein insertase YidC; the protein is MEKRTLLAILFSLVILTTWSLLAPKPHHIASKEVAREIRPRTPITTPQEVALLAQNDPTGVIEIEDAEIHYGKQSGRIDRILFKDFNYYAFALSQGFNLAGVKFNEVRSENGVLIVSGEDSQKKITLRFAFRNSSVINRLDVEIQNLTLQTITLPLKLILAGYDFADKDFTTRFNQGIIALPESIVRPNLKNNFTSPLPIDFIAFRDRYFCAILRPHSGKFQPFIEKVSKRYALIGLQSSGAEVAARSTQAFRFDVYIGPQNIQQLRHLNERWQEVVNFGFFDGIAKFLFGVVRALHVVTRNWGLAIILFSIVIFLALFPLTLKQLRSMKDMQAVQPHIEKLKKTHKDNPQKLNKEIMELYKEHKINPLGGCLPLVLQIPIFFSLYQALMRSVELKGATFLWVKDLSEPDRAFILKQALPLLGKDINILPLLMLVVMFWQQKTSMKSSSGVNAEQQKIMSVLFPLLFGFIFYNMPSGLVLYWLFNSALMAISQLRMVKNA
- the yidD gene encoding membrane protein insertion efficiency factor YidD, whose amino-acid sequence is MKRFILFLLGAYKKHASPLLPRSCRFYPTCSQYAGQSIRKYGIFKGSLLSLWRITRCNPFTAGGFDPVK
- the rpmH gene encoding 50S ribosomal protein L34 — translated: MKKHLKTPTKIRGKRKHGFLARMKTRLGRNVIKRRRRKGRKRLSV
- a CDS encoding O-antigen ligase family protein, with the protein product MTINTKSSEEAVSMQVLLALLLVFSAFVYGCVEAWSQVILFSLVFLMALLWLSRMLLKGRMEFVKTGIDTPLLLFFAIALAGLFVSVHPYATTVALLWLLSWIVLLYVITNSLDNEAAVMRVVGLVLLVAAAISVIGILRSISPAGSVIASIWKYAAFSTFTNTSHFSAYVGMAVPLGIALVFCELNPNYKFWVASLVFLMIGALVVSADKGGVIQIAASLFALFVFLRAAGLVKHRGEMTLFALLIILISAIVIMNGSSIAHKFSGLFYGGLENSPNPTLWKRWVLWQDTLRMIRARPLLGSGLGTFQFIYPQFRNPRLIAFFEFAHQEYLQIASETGILGLAAFLWFLFAFFKSSIRSMGFQKKTLLQGVIVGGSASCFGLLVHNLYEFNFHIPALTILFVTIAALTLRADLLVTRKIRGNPLSVPRVGRPKASFFIVLAIIVFSVCAYLFSLGHYISVFHYTKGKDLYERLEFSRAAEALNRSVYFNPRNERALAMLANIHAIRSQMNSAEKHNDFKRAEQLYKQALGINKLSAEVHLRLGWLYSVHRRDDLAEEEFIRAVACDPHGAFYVNMLGDFYARVNKFSKAVESYRKALGLNPQDEYARKRLEALSGHK